In one Lycium barbarum isolate Lr01 chromosome 7, ASM1917538v2, whole genome shotgun sequence genomic region, the following are encoded:
- the LOC132604150 gene encoding aldehyde oxidase GLOX-like — translation MKTTTTTTSSSSNILFFILLHLFLVLTCHRNLASAAGGKWNLLMSNIGISAMHMQVLNNDKVIMYDRTDFGKSNISLPDGKCRYDQNDTTLKVDCTAHSVEYNVANNSIRPLMVQTDVWCSSGAVFPDGSLVQTGGFNDGDKVVRVFKPSNTSNNASTTCDWQEIPDGLVQRRWYATNHILPDGTQIVIGGRRAFNYEFYPKTASANRAYSLPFLVQTNDPRIENNLYPFVFLNVDGNLFIFANNRAILFDYTKNVVVKNYPQIPGGDPRSYPSTGSAVLLPLKNLQAKEIQAEVLVCGGAPKGSFISAENGNFWGALNTCGRIIITEPKPQWTLETMPLARTMGDMVILPNGNVLIINGAGMGTAGWEFGRDPVLKPVIYLPDNPFDSRFEIQNPSTIPRMYHSTAVLLRDGRVLVGGSNPHIYYNFTGVLFPTELSLEAFSPSYLDSGSRYLRPRIISPASQYTIGYGQRVPVRFKVSGRVNRNLVTVTMVAPGFNTHSFTMNQRLLVLPSENMKLVGEKAYQINVVTPNSAKLAPPGYYLLFVVHQDIPSEGIWIKIQ, via the coding sequence ATGAagaccacaacaacaacaactagtagtagtagtaatattcTTTTCTTCATTCTTTTGCACCTCTTTCTGGTACTCACTTGTCACCGGAACTTAGCTTCCGCTGCTGGGGGCAAATGGAATTTACTAATGTCAAACATCGGCATTTCTGCCATGCACATGCAAGTCCTCAACAACGACAAAGTCATCATGTACGATCGTACTGATTTTGGCAAGTCCAACATCTCGTTGCCCGATGGAAAATGTCGTTACGACCAAAATGATACCACGTTAAAAGTCGATTGCACTGCCCATTCTGTCGAGTACAATGTTGCCAACAACTCTATACGTCCCCTCATGGTCCAAACTGATGTTTGGTGCTCCTCGGGCGCTGTATTCCCCGATGGTTCGTTAGTCCAAACTGGTGGATTCAATGATGGTGACAAAGTTGTTCGAGTTTTCAAACCATCTAATACTAGTAATAATGCAAGTACTACTTGTGATTGGCAAGAAATTCCAGATGGATTAGTTCAAAGAAGATGGTATGCTACAAATCATATATTGCCAGATGGTACACAAATTGTTATTGGTGGTCGTCGGGCTTTTAACTACGAGTTTTATCCCAAGACTGCTTCGGCTAATAGAGCATATAGTTTACCATTTCTTGTGCAAACAAATGATCCTAGAATTGAGAATAATTTATACCCTTTTGTTTTTCTTAATGTGGATGGGAACTTGTTCATTTTCGCTAATAATCGAGCTATCTTGTTCGATTACACCAAGAATGTGGTGGTGAAAAATTACCCACAAATACCAGGTGGCGACCCGAGAAGTTATCCTAGTACAGGTTCTGCGGTTCTTCTTCCATTGAAAAATTTACAAGCAAAAGAAATTCAAGCTGAGGTTTTGGTATGTGGTGGAGCACCAAAAGGTTCGTTCATTAGTGCTGAAAATGGTAATTTTTGGGGTGCATTGAATACTTGTGGGCGGATCATAATAACCGAGCCGAAACCACAATGGACTTTGGAAACCATGCCATTGGCTAGGACAATGGGTGACATGGTGATTTTACCAAATGGAAATGTGTTGATAATTAATGGAGCAGGCATGGGCACTGCTGGATGGGAGTTTGGTAGGGACCCGGTTTTAAAACCCGTTATTTACCTACCCGACAACCCGTTTGATTCTCGGTTCGAGATTCAGAACCCGAGTACCATACCCAGGATGTACCATTCAACTGCGGTTTTACTCAGAGATGGTCGAGTTCTTGTTGGTGGTAGTAATCCACATATATATTACAACTTCACTGGAGTTCTTTTCCCTACAGAATTAAGCTTGGAGGCATTCTCACCATCTTATTTGGATTCAGGATCCAGGTACTTGCGCCCGCGGATCATCTCACCCGCTTCACAATATACTATCGGGTATGGCCAACGGGTGCCGGTTCGGTTTAAGGTTTCCGGGAGGGTAAACAGAAATTTGGTCACGGTGACAATGGTTGCACCTGGATTTAACACACATTCATTTACTATGAACCAAAGATTATTGGTGCTACCAAGTGAAAATATGAAACTAGTTGGGGAAAAAGCTTACCAAATAAATGTGGTCACTCCAAATTCAGCTAAATTAGCTCCACCTGGATATTATCTTCTCTTTGTGGTTCATCAAGATATACCAAGTGAAGGAATTTGGATCAAAATCCAGTGA